In Streptomyces puniciscabiei, a single genomic region encodes these proteins:
- a CDS encoding helix-turn-helix domain-containing protein encodes MPNKNQARRLTPGPERDKLAADLKKKYDSGASIRALAEETGRSYGGVHRLLEDAGATFRSRGGAPRRTAS; translated from the coding sequence ATGCCGAACAAGAATCAGGCCCGCCGGCTCACTCCGGGCCCGGAACGCGACAAGCTCGCGGCTGACCTGAAGAAGAAATACGACTCCGGCGCGAGTATCCGGGCACTGGCGGAGGAGACCGGCCGCAGTTACGGCGGCGTGCACCGCCTGCTCGAAGACGCCGGGGCGACCTTCAGATCCCGTGGCGGAGCCCCGCGCCGCACCGCGTCCTGA
- a CDS encoding STAS domain-containing protein: MHDTLHVAVQPTGPGRCRVTVAGDLDVVSAPDVRDTLRSALADHRSVVVDCGGLTFCDCTGLSALLAAARTAKASGRDLRLCAVPHPLARLLRLTHAGSAFTIDQPNER; the protein is encoded by the coding sequence GTGCACGACACTCTCCACGTCGCTGTACAGCCGACCGGGCCCGGTCGCTGCCGGGTGACCGTGGCCGGGGACCTCGACGTGGTCAGCGCCCCGGATGTCCGGGACACCCTCCGATCCGCCCTGGCCGATCACCGCAGCGTGGTGGTGGACTGCGGCGGGCTGACGTTCTGCGACTGCACCGGCCTGTCCGCGCTGCTGGCCGCCGCCCGGACGGCGAAGGCCAGCGGCAGAGACCTGCGGCTGTGCGCGGTCCCGCACCCGCTGGCGAGGCTGCTACGGCTGACCCACGCAGGCAGTGCCTTCACCATCGACCAGCCGAACGAACGGTGA